The following are encoded in a window of Campylobacter concisus ATCC 51562 genomic DNA:
- a CDS encoding thioredoxin domain-containing protein: MKKVVLASILAATSLMAASDKQIEDFYSEVFKNQNIDGVNVKVVERTKILDDIEKVSLKFSKGDMSQEDVTFVKGDLMFPDVVNLKEQKSYLAEEKKVIAEKAALDLVKSLAKIYKNEDKANVVTLGNDSKKPTLIMFSDPECPYCRAELAKIETTLKDNNVEIILTPVHELSSLQKSALIYKDIKNAKSDSDKVKILRKYFSEDYNVDEKNVSKEESDKIDTLRKKYFSAGVRSVPFIINKSDLK; this comes from the coding sequence ATGAAAAAAGTGGTTTTGGCCTCAATATTAGCGGCAACTAGCCTAATGGCAGCAAGCGATAAGCAAATAGAAGATTTTTACTCAGAAGTTTTTAAAAATCAAAATATTGATGGTGTTAATGTAAAAGTCGTAGAACGCACTAAAATTTTAGATGATATAGAAAAAGTAAGCTTAAAATTTAGCAAAGGTGATATGTCTCAAGAAGATGTGACTTTTGTTAAGGGCGATCTTATGTTTCCTGATGTTGTAAATTTAAAGGAGCAGAAGTCTTATTTAGCTGAAGAAAAAAAGGTTATCGCAGAAAAAGCAGCACTTGATTTAGTAAAATCACTAGCTAAAATTTATAAAAATGAAGACAAGGCAAATGTTGTAACTCTTGGCAATGATAGCAAAAAGCCAACTCTTATCATGTTTTCAGATCCTGAATGCCCATATTGTAGAGCCGAGCTAGCAAAGATTGAAACGACATTAAAAGACAATAACGTTGAAATCATCTTAACTCCAGTGCATGAACTATCGTCTTTGCAAAAAAGTGCTTTGATCTATAAAGATATAAAAAATGCAAAAAGCGATAGTGATAAGGTTAAAATTTTAAGAAAGTATTTTTCTGAAGATTATAACGTAGATGAAAAAAATGTTAGTAAAGAAGAGAGCGACAAGATCGATACTTTACGTAAAAAATATTTCTCAGCTGGCGTTAGATCAGTACCATTTATCATAAACAAAAGCGATCTAAAATAA
- the selB gene encoding selenocysteine-specific translation elongation factor: MSLIIGTAGHIDHGKTALIKELNGFEGDNLEEEKKRGITIDLSFSNLSKNDENIAFIDVPGHENLIKTMISGAYGFDACLFVVAANDGLMPQSLEHLEILNLLGVKSLIVALTKCDLVDEATINLRKKEIRDEISKFKNLQILEIFAVSIKDKASIDELRNYLFTLRAKKRDEEGVFRYYIDRVFSLKGIGNVVTGTVIEGSVSKNEKLFNYDAGKEVLVRSVQSHDKFVDSAGVSSRVALNLTGIELNELKKGQLLSKKGYFRGFREVDAVVTAKNLIHSQSVTFCVGAKNVPAKVLILSQKDDSYFVTFKFQSDMFLKFDEAFVLISDARVIGGGRVLNPVLEPLKKAGKILFLAALLKHDFIGAFSILKEAHKNGFGIISSYQRFGLSHEEAVNVAKKVSNVFVDEKALNIYDLSAVERIKSVVKFMIEKNEFAVFSAQSISLKLAWASQNLAQKALDELESINLISKNDGVYTKKGVDISKLKVRLEEKIYEILESGKLAPTAPYNIYDELEIDRLSGDNALKKLTAMGRVVRLEHNLFITRNSLKMALDKLREIIKNQGFVNVTNAKDALNLSRKYVIAYLEQLDLESDIMKQGNDRVFRG; this comes from the coding sequence ATGAGTCTAATAATAGGAACAGCAGGGCATATCGACCACGGAAAAACCGCGCTTATAAAGGAGCTAAACGGCTTTGAGGGGGACAATCTTGAAGAGGAAAAAAAGCGTGGCATAACGATCGATCTAAGCTTTTCAAATTTAAGCAAAAATGATGAGAATATCGCGTTTATCGACGTGCCTGGGCATGAAAATCTCATAAAAACGATGATAAGTGGCGCGTATGGCTTTGACGCGTGTTTATTTGTAGTGGCAGCAAATGACGGCCTTATGCCTCAAAGCTTGGAGCACCTTGAAATTTTAAATCTTCTTGGTGTGAAGTCTTTGATCGTGGCACTTACTAAGTGTGACCTCGTAGATGAAGCGACTATAAATTTAAGAAAAAAAGAGATAAGAGATGAAATTTCTAAATTTAAAAACCTGCAAATTTTAGAAATTTTTGCCGTTAGTATAAAGGATAAGGCAAGTATCGACGAGCTTAGAAACTACCTCTTTACGCTAAGAGCTAAAAAGCGCGATGAGGAGGGCGTTTTTAGATACTACATCGATAGGGTCTTTAGCCTAAAAGGTATCGGAAATGTCGTGACTGGCACCGTTATAGAGGGAAGCGTTAGTAAAAATGAGAAACTTTTTAACTATGACGCTGGTAAAGAGGTGCTAGTAAGAAGCGTGCAAAGCCACGATAAATTCGTTGATAGCGCAGGGGTTAGCAGCCGCGTGGCGCTTAATCTAACTGGCATTGAGCTTAATGAGTTAAAAAAAGGGCAGTTACTTAGTAAAAAAGGCTATTTTAGGGGATTTAGAGAGGTTGACGCGGTCGTAACTGCTAAAAATCTCATTCACTCGCAAAGCGTAACCTTTTGCGTGGGCGCTAAAAACGTCCCTGCAAAGGTGCTAATCCTTAGCCAAAAAGATGATAGCTACTTTGTTACCTTTAAATTTCAAAGCGATATGTTTTTGAAATTTGATGAGGCCTTTGTGCTTATCTCAGACGCTCGTGTGATAGGAGGTGGCAGAGTGCTAAATCCTGTGCTTGAGCCACTAAAAAAAGCTGGCAAAATTCTCTTTTTGGCTGCACTTTTAAAGCATGATTTCATTGGGGCATTTTCTATACTTAAAGAAGCCCACAAAAATGGCTTTGGCATTATCTCTTCTTATCAAAGGTTTGGACTAAGTCACGAAGAGGCAGTAAATGTGGCTAAAAAAGTCTCAAACGTTTTTGTTGATGAAAAGGCTTTAAATATCTACGATCTAAGCGCGGTTGAGCGGATAAAGTCTGTGGTTAAATTTATGATAGAAAAAAATGAATTTGCCGTTTTCTCAGCTCAAAGTATAAGCTTAAAGCTTGCTTGGGCTAGTCAAAATTTGGCTCAAAAAGCACTTGATGAGCTTGAAAGTATAAACTTAATCTCTAAAAATGATGGCGTCTATACAAAAAAGGGCGTTGATATAAGCAAACTAAAAGTAAGGCTTGAAGAGAAAATTTATGAAATTTTAGAAAGCGGAAAGCTAGCTCCAACGGCACCTTATAATATATATGATGAGCTGGAAATAGATAGACTAAGTGGCGATAATGCCCTTAAAAAACTAACTGCAATGGGCAGAGTTGTAAGGCTGGAGCATAATCTTTTTATCACTAGAAATTCGCTAAAAATGGCACTTGATAAGCTAAGAGAGATCATCAAAAATCAAGGCTTTGTAAATGTCACAAATGCTAAGGATGCACTAAATTTAAGCAGAAAATATGTAATAGCTTATCTTGAGCAACTTGATCTTGAGAGTGACATAATGAAGCAAGGAAATGATAGAGTCTTTCGCGGTTAG
- the selA gene encoding L-seryl-tRNA(Sec) selenium transferase, whose protein sequence is MSDLRDIPQVDKIIKNEAFSGFDINLVTLLARQILNEVRAKILNENANFALQEIIDLILNEYHKFNESSLQRVLNLTGVTIHTNLARSVIDKEILKRATPVITGYSNLEYNLKTGSRGNRYDYVGSLIARAFGFEDAIVVNNNASVVFLVLNTFAKGREVVVSRGELVEIGGSFRVPEVMANAGCILKEVGTTNKTRLRDYEEAISDETAMLVKVHRSNFDIVGFSEETTANELSELASRQNLIDYFDLGSGFYGNLPFNLDKNEPDLKNLKDVSLVSFSGDKLLGAVQCGIIVGKKELIAKLRKNQLLRMLRVDKVIISLLAESMKAYLNKEFELITTQKLLHKSVKELENLANFINKNLKTPLEIVRTQTFVGGGAMPNKKIPSVALAVSGDAVLNEQKFRQKKVIGRIENDKFLLDLRTLLDDDVNELIKIINETEEK, encoded by the coding sequence TTGAGCGATTTAAGAGATATCCCACAAGTTGATAAGATCATAAAAAACGAAGCATTTTCAGGATTTGATATAAATTTAGTCACATTGCTTGCGAGGCAAATTTTAAATGAAGTTAGAGCTAAAATTTTAAATGAAAATGCAAATTTTGCGTTGCAAGAAATAATAGATTTAATCCTAAACGAATATCATAAATTTAATGAATCAAGCCTTCAAAGAGTGCTAAATTTAACCGGTGTGACCATTCACACAAACCTCGCTAGAAGCGTCATAGATAAAGAAATTTTAAAGCGAGCAACGCCTGTTATCACAGGATACTCAAATCTCGAATACAACCTAAAAACAGGCAGCCGTGGCAACAGATACGACTACGTTGGCTCGCTAATAGCAAGGGCCTTTGGCTTTGAAGACGCCATCGTTGTAAATAACAACGCAAGCGTTGTATTTTTGGTGCTAAACACCTTTGCAAAGGGCAGGGAAGTGGTCGTTAGCAGAGGCGAGCTAGTCGAGATCGGCGGTAGTTTTAGAGTACCTGAGGTGATGGCAAATGCAGGTTGTATCTTAAAAGAGGTCGGCACTACGAACAAAACTAGGCTAAGAGACTACGAAGAGGCGATCAGTGACGAAACGGCAATGCTTGTAAAGGTTCATAGATCAAATTTTGACATCGTTGGCTTTAGCGAAGAGACCACGGCAAATGAGCTAAGCGAGCTAGCAAGCAGGCAAAATTTGATAGATTATTTTGATCTTGGCAGTGGTTTTTACGGAAATTTGCCGTTTAATCTTGACAAAAACGAGCCAGATCTAAAAAATTTAAAAGATGTTTCGCTAGTTAGTTTTAGTGGCGATAAGCTGCTTGGTGCGGTGCAGTGTGGCATAATTGTCGGCAAAAAAGAGCTCATCGCAAAGCTTAGGAAAAACCAGCTTTTAAGGATGCTTCGCGTAGATAAAGTGATCATCTCGCTTTTGGCTGAGAGCATGAAAGCTTATTTAAATAAAGAATTCGAGCTAATCACAACGCAAAAACTGCTTCACAAAAGCGTAAAAGAGCTTGAAAACTTAGCAAATTTTATAAATAAAAATCTAAAAACACCGCTTGAGATAGTTCGCACACAAACCTTTGTAGGAGGTGGGGCGATGCCAAATAAAAAAATTCCAAGCGTGGCTTTGGCAGTTAGCGGAGATGCAGTTTTAAATGAGCAGAAATTTAGGCAAAAAAAGGTGATCGGCCGCATAGAAAATGATAAATTTTTACTTGATTTAAGAACACTTTTAGATGACGATGTAAATGAACTAATAAAAATAATAAATGAAACGGAAGAAAAATGA
- a CDS encoding 4Fe-4S binding protein, whose amino-acid sequence MKEFGFYNDFDDTLMLNEQIEINNEKEEYLVSNSPKLKANIIAPEINFYLKNTTASVLEKAKNTLLLYEARATAFDMAKDVDYEKEVGKNVVIVSNSGREELANLLKENGYKVIELTHFEVKFIYGAAGELSVLILRANDEFEVDCDFFLVENARDYMLKQSGCYEIAGLEDEAVLKMLNEKTPKFKYKSLTQYDSSICQYHERRNEICGRCVDVCPTVAILKEDETKHLVFSQIDCVNCGNCISVCPSGSLDSTLMPQNSFATIAKLYKGKIPLIISNETNLDELNISLPENVLPFFILAPHMLNQAHLLTLLQESGASVILFSKTLGKGEKDAISILNQIYELKFKETAIYHAKDKNELEDTLKKAKFIADSQHTINEYALPKREIFAKRLEFLVGSEDLGVVKSGEMIRYGDVKINTDSCTLCLSCVGACNVSALVADKKTNSILFNPSVCTACGYCELSCAEKDTISLEVGKISLKPEFFTYNELARDELFACVECGKEFATKKAVEKIATIMQPRFGNDRVKIKALYCCADCKAKLMVQAQINAMKEDLLNG is encoded by the coding sequence ATGAAAGAATTTGGCTTTTATAACGATTTTGACGATACTTTAATGCTAAATGAACAGATAGAAATAAATAATGAAAAGGAAGAATATTTAGTTTCTAACTCGCCAAAGCTTAAAGCAAACATTATCGCACCTGAGATAAATTTTTATCTAAAAAATACAACCGCAAGCGTCTTAGAAAAAGCTAAAAATACACTTTTGCTTTATGAAGCAAGAGCAACTGCATTTGACATGGCAAAGGATGTTGATTACGAAAAAGAAGTCGGAAAAAACGTCGTAATAGTAAGCAACTCAGGCCGTGAGGAGCTAGCAAATTTATTAAAAGAAAATGGCTATAAAGTCATTGAATTAACGCATTTTGAAGTGAAATTTATTTATGGTGCAGCTGGCGAGCTTAGTGTTTTGATACTTAGAGCAAATGACGAATTTGAGGTCGATTGCGACTTTTTCTTGGTTGAAAATGCAAGGGATTATATGCTAAAGCAAAGCGGCTGTTATGAAATAGCTGGGCTAGAAGATGAAGCTGTGCTTAAAATGTTAAATGAAAAAACTCCAAAATTTAAGTACAAAAGCCTAACTCAATATGACTCTTCGATCTGTCAATATCACGAACGACGAAATGAAATTTGTGGACGCTGTGTCGATGTTTGTCCAACTGTGGCCATTTTAAAAGAAGATGAGACAAAGCATCTTGTTTTTTCACAAATCGATTGTGTAAATTGTGGCAACTGCATTAGCGTCTGCCCTAGCGGATCTCTTGACTCTACACTTATGCCACAAAACTCATTTGCTACTATTGCCAAACTTTACAAAGGTAAAATTCCACTAATAATCTCCAATGAAACAAATTTAGACGAGCTAAATATAAGCCTACCTGAAAATGTCCTACCTTTTTTCATATTAGCACCACATATGTTAAATCAAGCTCATCTTCTTACATTGCTTCAAGAAAGTGGTGCGAGTGTGATTTTATTTAGCAAAACTCTTGGCAAAGGCGAAAAAGACGCCATTAGCATCTTAAATCAAATTTATGAGCTTAAATTTAAAGAGACGGCGATCTATCACGCTAAAGATAAAAATGAGCTTGAAGATACACTCAAAAAGGCAAAATTTATAGCTGACTCACAACACACAATAAACGAATATGCCTTACCAAAAAGAGAAATTTTTGCAAAAAGGCTCGAGTTTTTAGTAGGTAGTGAAGATCTTGGCGTGGTAAAAAGCGGCGAGATGATAAGATACGGCGATGTCAAGATAAACACTGATAGCTGTACGCTTTGTCTAAGTTGCGTTGGCGCTTGTAACGTAAGTGCGCTAGTGGCTGATAAAAAGACAAATTCGATTTTATTTAATCCAAGCGTCTGTACAGCTTGCGGATACTGCGAACTAAGCTGTGCTGAAAAAGATACCATAAGCCTTGAGGTTGGAAAAATTTCTCTTAAGCCTGAGTTTTTTACATATAATGAGCTGGCACGAGATGAGCTTTTTGCCTGTGTTGAGTGCGGAAAAGAGTTTGCGACTAAAAAAGCGGTCGAAAAGATCGCAACTATAATGCAACCAAGATTTGGCAACGATAGGGTCAAGATAAAAGCGCTTTACTGCTGTGCTGACTGTAAGGCCAAACTAATGGTTCAAGCCCAAATAAACGCGATGAAAGAGGATTTATTAAATGGATAA
- a CDS encoding DUF6803 family protein: MIYKNASERAKLKLHFCLLIFFLTVGHVAMIFGMVDPTITGYKANDGAMDMHMNMQMNMPADMSMHDHHKMMIQNMSDDNSTNIHMHH, encoded by the coding sequence TTGATCTATAAAAACGCTAGCGAAAGAGCAAAGTTAAAGCTTCACTTTTGCCTGCTCATCTTCTTTTTGACCGTCGGACACGTTGCGATGATATTTGGCATGGTTGATCCTACTATAACAGGCTACAAGGCTAATGATGGCGCGATGGATATGCATATGAATATGCAAATGAATATGCCAGCAGATATGTCGATGCATGATCACCACAAGATGATGATACAAAATATGAGCGATGACAACTCAACTAATATACATATGCACCACTAA
- a CDS encoding MqnA/MqnD/SBP family protein yields the protein MIFGKIDYLNLLPFHVFLKSAPLSSQIKKAIEFKKGVPSKLNRALNARKIDAAVISSIASKKANLKKLNFGIVAKKDVKSVLVRKNSAPKPDPASASSNALAKVLKLNGEVVIGDRALKAYLSEGKEYFYDLGQIWHEKTNLPFVFGRFSYVKNGSFYKRLVAKFLQKNIKIPNYILAQYAKSRGISEQDIKWYLKFISYKIGPKEQKSLQKFFKEDRLLKAEKKN from the coding sequence ATGATATTTGGAAAGATTGATTATCTAAACTTACTCCCATTTCACGTATTTTTAAAATCAGCCCCACTAAGCTCTCAGATAAAAAAGGCTATCGAGTTTAAAAAGGGCGTGCCAAGCAAGCTAAACAGAGCCCTAAATGCCAGAAAGATCGACGCTGCGGTGATCTCAAGCATAGCTAGTAAAAAGGCAAATTTAAAGAAGCTAAATTTTGGAATAGTCGCCAAAAAAGATGTAAAAAGCGTGCTTGTGCGCAAAAACTCAGCCCCAAAGCCAGATCCTGCCTCGGCTAGCTCAAACGCCCTAGCCAAGGTGCTTAAGCTAAATGGCGAGGTGGTCATAGGTGACAGGGCGCTAAAGGCATACTTAAGTGAGGGCAAAGAGTACTTTTATGACCTTGGTCAAATTTGGCACGAAAAGACAAATTTGCCCTTTGTTTTTGGTAGGTTTTCTTACGTAAAAAATGGCTCGTTTTACAAAAGACTGGTCGCAAAATTTTTGCAAAAAAATATAAAGATCCCAAACTATATTTTAGCCCAGTACGCTAAAAGTCGCGGCATAAGCGAGCAAGATATAAAGTGGTATCTTAAATTTATAAGCTACAAGATCGGTCCAAAAGAGCAAAAATCACTCCAAAAATTTTTTAAAGAAGATAGATTGTTAAAAGCAGAAAAAAAGAATTAA
- a CDS encoding barstar family protein, translating into MKSVILDAKKMVEKEKMHEYFAKKFDLPEYYGKNLDALFDCLCEINEPTLIKLKNENALDSATKESLAQLFRDVCNENEMVKFELVKDEK; encoded by the coding sequence ATGAAAAGCGTGATATTAGATGCCAAAAAGATGGTCGAAAAAGAGAAGATGCATGAGTATTTTGCTAAGAAATTTGACCTGCCAGAGTACTACGGCAAAAATTTAGACGCGCTCTTTGACTGCCTTTGCGAGATAAATGAGCCAACGCTTATAAAGCTAAAAAATGAAAATGCTTTGGATAGTGCCACAAAAGAGAGCCTAGCTCAGCTATTTCGCGACGTTTGCAACGAAAACGAGATGGTTAAATTTGAGCTTGTAAAAGATGAAAAATGA
- a CDS encoding ribonuclease domain-containing protein: MNKRLLPALVAFVIAIIIGTFFFSKEGGEANKNAQILLEQLNKEGQKSQSLAENGSYTSKDEVALYIYKFNKLPKNFITKKEAMALGWDAKSGNLWQISGGKSIGGDRFSNREKRLPEADGRKWFECDVNYNGGRRGAERILYSNDGLIYYTPDHYEHFYLLYEKRMQ; this comes from the coding sequence TTGAACAAAAGACTTTTGCCGGCTCTAGTCGCCTTTGTCATTGCCATCATCATCGGTACTTTCTTTTTTTCAAAAGAGGGCGGAGAGGCAAACAAAAACGCTCAAATTTTACTTGAGCAGCTAAACAAAGAGGGGCAAAAGAGCCAGAGCCTCGCAGAAAACGGCTCATACACCTCAAAAGATGAGGTCGCACTTTATATCTATAAATTTAACAAGCTACCAAAGAATTTCATAACCAAAAAAGAGGCAATGGCTCTTGGCTGGGACGCAAAAAGCGGAAATTTATGGCAGATAAGCGGCGGCAAAAGCATCGGCGGGGATAGATTTTCAAACAGAGAAAAGAGGCTGCCTGAGGCTGATGGTAGAAAGTGGTTTGAGTGCGATGTAAATTACAATGGTGGCAGGCGCGGCGCTGAGAGAATTTTATATTCAAACGACGGGCTTATCTACTACACGCCTGATCACTACGAGCATTTTTACCTGCTTTATGAGAAGAGGATGCAATGA
- the upp gene encoding uracil phosphoribosyltransferase, whose protein sequence is MQNVKLISHPLIEHKLTILRDKNTQPFQFRMLVDEISYLMIFEATRNLKVKDVKVQTPVAVADAKRLTTKVMICPILRAALGMLDSVFTIIPDASVGFLGFQRNEETAQAEFFYAKLPKDAKERMAIIIDPMFATGGTAIDAVKFLREKGVKEIKFISIIAAPEGLKRFSEIYPDVEVYTASIDEKLNEKNYIVPGLGDAGDRVFNTL, encoded by the coding sequence ATGCAAAACGTGAAGCTCATCTCACACCCACTGATCGAGCATAAATTAACCATTCTACGTGATAAAAATACCCAACCTTTTCAGTTTCGCATGCTAGTTGATGAGATCAGCTATCTTATGATCTTTGAGGCGACTAGAAATTTAAAGGTAAAAGATGTCAAAGTCCAAACCCCAGTTGCGGTGGCAGACGCAAAAAGGCTAACTACAAAGGTGATGATATGCCCTATTTTAAGGGCTGCTCTTGGCATGCTTGATAGCGTCTTTACCATCATACCAGATGCGAGCGTTGGCTTTTTGGGCTTTCAGCGAAACGAAGAGACAGCGCAGGCTGAGTTTTTCTACGCAAAGCTTCCAAAAGACGCAAAAGAGCGCATGGCTATCATCATCGATCCTATGTTTGCGACTGGCGGCACGGCGATAGATGCGGTTAAATTCTTGCGTGAAAAGGGCGTTAAAGAGATCAAATTTATCTCTATCATCGCCGCACCTGAGGGGCTAAAGAGATTTAGTGAAATTTACCCAGACGTCGAGGTCTATACGGCTTCGATCGATGAGAAACTAAACGAGAAAAACTACATCGTACCAGGTCTTGGTGATGCTGGCGATAGAGTTTTTAACACTCTTTAA
- a CDS encoding malic enzyme-like NAD(P)-binding protein — MTHVTKEEALNYHIGGKIEIKVKTPCETSRDLSMAYTPGVAEPCKEIEADNELAYKYTNKANLVAVITDGTAVLGLGDIGAIAGKPVMEGKSVLFKKFANVDAFDIELDEHDPDKIVEICKALAPTFGGINLEDIRAPKCFEIERKLQEAVDIPVMHDDQHGTAMITSAGMINAMEISGKDISKIKIVVSGAGAAGIACAKMYKALGAKHIVMIDSKGVIHSKRTDLTPEKVEFALETEDRTLADAMNGADMFLGLSKPGVLTKEMVASMNKEPIIFALANPVPEIYPEDVEAVRSDVMMGTGRSDYPNQVNNVLGFPFIFRGALDVRAKKITENMKMAAARALAQLAKEPVPAEVLKASGVSELKFGKEYIIPKPFDKRVLTAVAPAVAKAAVEDGVARVKDFDVEAYKAKLAKGF, encoded by the coding sequence ATGACACATGTAACTAAAGAAGAAGCATTAAACTACCATATAGGCGGTAAGATCGAGATAAAGGTAAAGACGCCTTGCGAAACATCAAGAGACCTTTCAATGGCCTATACGCCTGGCGTTGCAGAGCCTTGCAAAGAGATAGAAGCCGACAATGAGCTAGCTTATAAATATACAAATAAAGCAAATCTGGTAGCCGTTATCACCGACGGCACGGCTGTCCTTGGGCTTGGCGACATCGGCGCCATCGCTGGTAAGCCAGTTATGGAGGGTAAGTCAGTCTTATTTAAAAAATTTGCAAATGTTGATGCCTTTGATATCGAGCTAGACGAGCATGATCCAGATAAGATCGTTGAGATTTGCAAGGCTCTTGCTCCGACATTTGGCGGTATAAATTTAGAAGATATCCGTGCTCCAAAGTGCTTTGAGATCGAGAGAAAGCTTCAAGAAGCAGTTGATATCCCAGTCATGCATGACGATCAGCACGGCACAGCGATGATAACAAGTGCTGGCATGATAAATGCGATGGAAATTTCTGGCAAAGATATCTCAAAGATAAAAATCGTAGTTAGCGGCGCAGGTGCAGCTGGCATAGCGTGCGCGAAGATGTATAAAGCACTTGGTGCAAAACACATCGTGATGATAGATAGTAAAGGCGTCATTCACTCAAAAAGAACAGACCTAACGCCTGAAAAGGTAGAGTTTGCGCTTGAAACTGAGGATAGAACTTTGGCTGATGCGATGAATGGCGCTGACATGTTTTTAGGTCTTTCTAAGCCTGGTGTGCTTACAAAAGAGATGGTTGCGTCAATGAATAAAGAGCCTATCATCTTTGCTTTGGCAAACCCAGTGCCTGAAATTTATCCAGAGGACGTTGAGGCTGTAAGAAGTGACGTTATGATGGGCACAGGCAGAAGCGACTATCCTAACCAAGTAAATAACGTTTTAGGCTTTCCATTCATCTTTAGAGGTGCGCTTGACGTTAGAGCTAAAAAAATCACTGAAAATATGAAAATGGCTGCAGCTAGAGCGCTTGCACAGCTTGCAAAAGAGCCAGTACCAGCTGAAGTTTTAAAAGCAAGTGGTGTTAGCGAGCTAAAATTTGGCAAAGAGTACATCATCCCAAAACCATTTGATAAACGTGTGCTAACAGCGGTTGCTCCAGCAGTTGCGAAAGCTGCAGTTGAAGATGGCGTAGCGAGAGTAAAAGATTTTGATGTTGAGGCTTATAAAGCCAAACTTGCAAAAGGATTTTAA